The sequence below is a genomic window from Parafrankia irregularis.
CTGCGCTCTTAATCGCGTGTTCGGCGTTCGCGTCGCCGGGTAACCCGGGGGAATCTCGCCCCTGGACACCCGTCGGCCGCGGTCGCACAGCGACCGCACCAGTAGGAACTCCATCGGCCGTCGCGATCCCGCCACCGTACGCGCCGCTGGTGCGGACATGGTGAGGACGAACCGTTTTGCGGGGGATTGTGGCGGCTACCGTCTCAGCCGCTGCCTGGCGATCCGCCAGTTCTATAGGAACCTGGCGAAGCGGTGGGTGTAGTCGGCCACCAGGGGGACCAGTTTCTCGTGTGTCAGACCGAACTGTTCCAGCGAGTAGTGGTGCCTGCCGTATTTGTCCCGGGGGCGGTTCCGCAGGTATCCAAGCATCGCGCTGCGCGCCTGTCCGGTGAGTTCGACTCCGAAGTGTTCGTGGATGCCGGCGAGGGTGGCGGCTGGGTCGGCCATGAACTCCTTGAACGAGACGTCGCGGCATCGCACGTCGAAGTCGGGGTGGTCGTTCCGGTAGTCGACCGCGCGTTGGATGCCCTCGACAGTGTAGGCGACGTCGGCCGCCGCCTGGCCCTGGGTGTCGGTCCGGTCGGATCGCGCCTGCCGCAGCGTGGCGTAGAGGCTACACATCGAGGCCAGCACGGTTGTCGGGTCACGATGCGTCTGAACGATCATGGCGTCCGGGTAGGTCTGTGCCAGCGTGTCGATGTACAGCGAGTGCATCGGGGCCTTGAGGACCCAGCGGGCACGCGGCTTGCCCGCCTGGAGGAAGCGCAGCGCTCGCTGGTGCCACTGGTAGGCACTGCGAGGGTCGACGGACACGAGGAACTCGCGGTACGTCGGCGCCCAGGCGATCGTCGCGAACTGTATGGACACCAGGTCGAGTGCGGTCAGCGCGACGCACTCCATCGGGACGTGGGCGTCGCTGTGGTGGATGGCGGCGTACCCCGGCACCCTGTCGTTGGCGCGGGCGATGTCGGCGTCGAGCCTCCTGATCCGCTCGTCGGAGGCCGCGTCCGTCACCGCGTGCACCAGGGAGAAGTCGCGGACCTCCCAGGTTCGGGGCGCACGTCGCCCGGGCGCCGCGGACAACGTCTCATGCAGGATCGACGAGCCGGTGCGACCGAGGCCGAGGACGACCAGAGGAGCATCGACCGGTGCCGACGCCGGTCCAGGGTTGGCCTTCTCCCAGGCCACCAGCGTCAGCCGGTTGGCCAGCGCGTCAACGATCCGACCCCACACCTCACGCCGACCGGCGTCGGTGAGCGCAGCCTCGTGCTCGATGGAGTAGAGCAAGGGTGCTAGCGCGGCCGTGTAGCTGTCCGAGCCGTAGTCGCTGCGGCCGGACTTGCGTTCGGCGGCCTCACGGAGCGCGTCCGGTGCGAAGTTCGGGCCTGGTGCGTCAGCGATGGTCGGCATCAGATCGTCTCCTGGTGGTCGCGACGTGGACAGCGTCACCCGACGACGTCGAGCGGCGCGGGAGCGTATGTTCCGTCCAGAAGGGGCTGCCTGGGCTGGTAGGTCCGGAAGACCAGCTGGAACTGGTCTCGGGGGGCCGGCAGCCAGTTTGTGTCAGGCACGTCGGGCGGGTCGGCCTGGATGAGGATCTCCAGCGAGCCGTCCGGCCCGTAGTGCAGGCGTTCGCTGTGGCTCGTGACGCCGTATCGGTCGATCGGATTGTCGACGAGGAAGTACTTGCCGTCGTAGAGGGTGAGCGACCAGAACGCGTCGACCGGTGGGAGTTGGCCGGCGGTGAAGCGGAGGCGGTATCGGCGGGCGCCGCTCAGGGGGCTGCCATCGGTGCCCAGGCGCATGTTGAAGAAGACCGACTCCTCGGCGACCTGCGTGCCGGGGCCGTAGATGTTGTTGGCGGCGCGCTGCACCGGGTCTTCGATGAAGGGAGCCACGTTCTCCCGTCGGGACCAGCCGTTGTCTGACCGGGTCCGCAGAGCGCCCCGTACAACGGCCAGACCAGCGGGAACTGCCGAGGAGAGGCCCGCCGCGAGAGCGGGACCGCGGCGCGCCGCCTCCGGCGTGCCGATGCCGAGCGGCGCGAAGCGGGCCAGGGACGAGAGGTCTCGGGCTGCCGGAGGGTATGTGCGAACCAGGCGGTCGAGTTCGTCGAAGTAGGCGGGGCCCGCGGCGGCGACGTCCTCGAGCGGGACGGACCGGCCGGTGCGCCGGCTGGCTGGCTGGAAGCCGTCCAGCGCGTTCGCGCGGACGACTGCCTCATGTCGGCTGTCCGGGAAGGCCGACAGTGGGCCCAGGCTGAATGACGAGTTGAGCGCCCGGACGCGGGCGAGGTCCGCCCGCCCCAGCACGAGGGTGCGGACAAAGGCGAGCACCCTGCTGGTCGGGGCCTTGATCTCGGTGACGCCTACCGGCAGCGTTCCGGTGAAGCCCGGCGGGGTGATGGCGAAGGCGCCGGCCGAGGTGCCGGTCGTCCGCCTGCCGATGTAGGCGAACGAGTTCATGTACATGTCCTGCAGCTGGATCGAGTAGTAGCGGTCACCCATGTCCGGCACGCCGATGACCTGCGGTCCTA
It includes:
- a CDS encoding sulfotransferase family protein, which encodes MPTIADAPGPNFAPDALREAAERKSGRSDYGSDSYTAALAPLLYSIEHEAALTDAGRREVWGRIVDALANRLTLVAWEKANPGPASAPVDAPLVVLGLGRTGSSILHETLSAAPGRRAPRTWEVRDFSLVHAVTDAASDERIRRLDADIARANDRVPGYAAIHHSDAHVPMECVALTALDLVSIQFATIAWAPTYREFLVSVDPRSAYQWHQRALRFLQAGKPRARWVLKAPMHSLYIDTLAQTYPDAMIVQTHRDPTTVLASMCSLYATLRQARSDRTDTQGQAAADVAYTVEGIQRAVDYRNDHPDFDVRCRDVSFKEFMADPAATLAGIHEHFGVELTGQARSAMLGYLRNRPRDKYGRHHYSLEQFGLTHEKLVPLVADYTHRFARFL
- a CDS encoding DUF1254 domain-containing protein — encoded protein: MTSEGEPRATASDVTALARDAVIWGLPLVLFGRYLDAATDNGVPFNRFLMSTEIATPRSRSVGPNIDTLNGLAWLDLTVGPQVIGVPDMGDRYYSIQLQDMYMNSFAYIGRRTTGTSAGAFAITPPGFTGTLPVGVTEIKAPTSRVLAFVRTLVLGRADLARVRALNSSFSLGPLSAFPDSRHEAVVRANALDGFQPASRRTGRSVPLEDVAAAGPAYFDELDRLVRTYPPAARDLSSLARFAPLGIGTPEAARRGPALAAGLSSAVPAGLAVVRGALRTRSDNGWSRRENVAPFIEDPVQRAANNIYGPGTQVAEESVFFNMRLGTDGSPLSGARRYRLRFTAGQLPPVDAFWSLTLYDGKYFLVDNPIDRYGVTSHSERLHYGPDGSLEILIQADPPDVPDTNWLPAPRDQFQLVFRTYQPRQPLLDGTYAPAPLDVVG